A portion of the Paracoccaceae bacterium Fryx2 genome contains these proteins:
- a CDS encoding phage tail tube protein — MARAQGARAQMALAYETVYGTPPVSGFRLMPFARTTLGSEQPLLESELLGYGRDPLAPIKDAVTADGEVVVPIDVEAFGFWLKAAFGQPTTAGTTPKTHTFQSGNWTLPSMAVEVAMPEVPRFAMYSGCVLDQLSWQMQRSGLLTATSRLVAQGETIAAATAAGTPTALGLQRFGHFNGTVKRNATVLGNLVSAEITYSNNLDRIETIRGDGRIDGADPTKAALSGRIEVRFADSTLVTQAIDGSPCELEFNYSLGANASFTFTAHAVYLPIPRIEIAGPQGVQASFDWQAARATSPARMCTAVLVNTLAGY, encoded by the coding sequence ATGGCACGTGCGCAAGGCGCGCGGGCGCAGATGGCGCTTGCGTATGAGACGGTTTACGGCACCCCGCCGGTCAGTGGGTTCCGGTTGATGCCCTTCGCCCGGACAACGCTGGGGTCGGAACAACCTCTGCTGGAATCCGAACTGCTGGGCTATGGGCGCGATCCGCTCGCCCCGATCAAAGACGCTGTCACCGCCGATGGCGAGGTTGTGGTGCCGATCGATGTGGAGGCCTTCGGCTTTTGGCTGAAGGCCGCGTTCGGCCAGCCGACCACCGCTGGCACGACGCCCAAGACCCATACCTTTCAATCGGGCAACTGGACACTGCCCAGCATGGCCGTCGAGGTCGCCATGCCGGAGGTGCCGCGCTTTGCGATGTATTCCGGCTGCGTGCTGGATCAGCTTAGCTGGCAGATGCAGCGGTCGGGCCTGCTGACAGCCACCTCCCGCCTCGTCGCGCAAGGCGAAACCATCGCCGCCGCCACCGCCGCAGGCACGCCCACGGCGCTGGGCTTACAGCGCTTTGGCCATTTCAACGGCACCGTAAAGCGCAACGCCACTGTATTGGGCAATCTGGTCTCAGCCGAGATCACCTATTCCAACAACCTCGACCGTATCGAGACCATTCGCGGCGATGGCCGCATCGATGGGGCTGACCCGACCAAGGCCGCGCTGTCCGGACGAATCGAAGTGCGTTTTGCCGACAGCACGCTGGTCACCCAGGCGATCGACGGCAGCCCTTGCGAGTTGGAGTTCAACTACAGCCTCGGGGCCAACGCGAGTTTCACCTTCACCGCGCACGCCGTCTATCTGCCGATCCCCCGGATCGAAATCGCCGGGCCGCAAGGTGTGCAGGCCAGCTTTGACTGGCAGGCCGCGAGGGCAACCAGCCCCGCCCGCATGTGCACCGCCGTTCTCGTCAACACCCTTGCAGGATACTGA
- a CDS encoding IS5 family transposase (programmed frameshift), protein MIRTTLTDAQWATIAPHCLGRACDPGRTGPDPRLFVEAVLWIARTGSPWRDLPEDFGKWNSVFKRFRRWVKADAFYCMFRALAEDSDFEYTMIDGTIVKVHRHGQGAKGGPQSQAIGRSRGGITTKIMALTDALGNLIDFRLLPGQAHDLRGTAALIEGLSCGKLLADRAFDANWLREMLAEAKIEAVIPPKSNRRFPAEFDCDTYKWRHLIENFFGKLKEYRGIATRCCKTDTSFSAFISLASTVIRLR, encoded by the exons TTGATCCGCACTACTCTGACTGATGCCCAGTGGGCAACCATCGCTCCGCACTGTCTTGGCCGCGCATGCGACCCCGGCCGCACCGGACCCGACCCTCGTCTTTTCGTTGAGGCGGTGCTGTGGATTGCCCGCACGGGCAGCCCCTGGCGCGACCTGCCAGAAGACTTCGGCAAGTGGAATTCAGTATTCAAGCGGTTCCGCAGATGGGTGAAAGCAGACGCTTTCTACTGTATGTTCAGGGCGTTGGCCGAAGATAGCGACTTCGAATACACCATGATTGATGGAACCATTGTCAAAGTCCACCGTCACGGTCAGGGCGCAAAAGGGGGAC CTCAAAGTCAAGCCATTGGGCGTTCTCGCGGCGGTATAACTACCAAGATCATGGCGTTGACAGACGCACTCGGAAACCTGATCGACTTCCGGTTGCTGCCGGGACAGGCTCACGACCTGCGGGGCACGGCGGCGCTCATCGAAGGGCTATCCTGCGGAAAGCTCCTCGCGGACCGTGCTTTCGACGCGAACTGGCTGCGCGAGATGCTGGCGGAGGCCAAGATTGAGGCGGTTATCCCGCCCAAATCCAACCGCCGTTTCCCTGCCGAGTTCGATTGCGACACCTATAAATGGCGTCACCTGATCGAGAACTTCTTTGGAAAACTTAAGGAATATAGGGGTATAGCAACAAGATGCTGCAAGACCGACACCAGTTTCAGCGCATTTATCTCCCTCGCATCAACCGTCATCCGGCTCCGGTGA
- a CDS encoding peptidase U35, with translation MPKDIIDLPLQGRMASVRAGSVDEAARTVEIIWTTGATVRRARFWDEAVDEELSLDGSAVRLDRLNGGAPFLNSHDAWSLDSVLGVVVDGSARIANGQGTATIRFSERADVEPIFRDIAGGIIRNVSVGYRVHRYDITKRDGAPELWRAVDWEPLEISAVAIGADPGARVRSDATRTATMNTCTLTRTTNATLEAPMPDDIQPAAAPAPVTRAIDPVQPSAPVIAPAAPNADAIRAEAQRAAADILTLCQRHGLDNVFAADLIGRGVSLDAARGAVLDKLAEADTVGTRTGATVPAAARDAAASEIAYRDAVTDALMHRQSPGLHKLTDAAREFRGLNLLDMARHALERRGISTRGLSRMELATEALQKRAGPGYHSSADFPFILANVANKTLRSAYDSTPRSFTAWARQATITDFRPVQRTQLAGAPDLLRVPESGEFTYGTMGEGREVYALLTYGRIIGITRQTLINDDLDAFTRIPSAFGASAADLESDLVYSILTSNPLMGDGVALFNAGHGNLGTAGAISETTLAEAYRLFGNQRGIEARQISVQPRYLITPPGSRSVEARKNVTATTPNAVAGVNAFAGRLEPIEEPRLIPAAGADPWFLAADPNRIDTVEYAYLDGSNGVYTETRMGFEVDGMEIKARHDFASKAIDWRGLYRNAGV, from the coding sequence ATGCCGAAAGACATCATCGATCTGCCCCTGCAAGGGCGGATGGCCTCGGTGCGCGCGGGTTCCGTCGACGAAGCCGCCCGCACGGTCGAGATCATCTGGACCACCGGCGCAACGGTCCGGCGCGCCCGGTTCTGGGACGAGGCGGTCGACGAGGAACTGTCGCTGGACGGATCAGCCGTCCGGCTAGACCGGTTGAATGGCGGCGCCCCGTTTCTGAACTCGCATGATGCCTGGTCGTTGGACTCGGTGCTGGGGGTTGTCGTCGACGGATCGGCCAGGATCGCCAATGGCCAGGGCACCGCCACGATCCGCTTCAGCGAGCGGGCCGATGTCGAGCCGATCTTTCGCGATATCGCGGGCGGCATCATCCGCAACGTTTCGGTCGGCTACCGCGTCCATCGCTACGACATCACCAAACGCGATGGCGCGCCTGAACTCTGGCGCGCTGTCGATTGGGAACCCTTGGAGATTTCGGCCGTCGCAATCGGCGCCGATCCCGGCGCGCGGGTCCGATCTGACGCCACCCGCACCGCCACGATGAACACCTGCACCCTCACCCGCACCACAAACGCAACCTTGGAGGCTCCTATGCCCGACGATATCCAACCTGCGGCAGCGCCCGCACCCGTCACGCGCGCCATCGATCCTGTCCAGCCCTCGGCGCCAGTGATCGCCCCAGCCGCGCCAAACGCCGACGCGATCCGTGCAGAGGCCCAGCGGGCCGCCGCAGATATCCTGACGCTTTGCCAGCGCCACGGCCTCGACAACGTCTTTGCCGCCGATCTGATCGGGCGCGGCGTCTCGCTGGACGCGGCTCGCGGCGCCGTGCTGGATAAGCTGGCCGAGGCCGATACTGTCGGCACCCGAACCGGCGCGACCGTGCCCGCCGCTGCTCGCGACGCTGCCGCCAGTGAAATCGCCTACCGCGATGCTGTGACGGACGCGCTGATGCACCGCCAATCCCCCGGCCTGCACAAGCTGACAGACGCGGCGCGTGAATTCCGCGGACTGAACTTGCTGGACATGGCCCGCCACGCCCTCGAACGCCGGGGCATCAGCACGCGGGGTCTGTCGCGGATGGAACTGGCGACCGAGGCCCTGCAGAAACGTGCTGGGCCCGGCTATCATTCCAGCGCCGATTTCCCGTTCATCCTCGCCAATGTCGCCAACAAGACCCTGCGCTCGGCATATGACAGCACCCCTCGCTCCTTCACCGCCTGGGCGCGGCAGGCGACGATCACCGACTTCCGCCCGGTGCAGCGCACCCAGCTTGCTGGGGCCCCAGACTTGCTCCGCGTGCCCGAAAGCGGTGAGTTCACATACGGCACAATGGGCGAAGGCCGCGAGGTCTATGCCCTGCTGACTTATGGTCGGATCATCGGCATCACGCGCCAGACGCTGATCAACGATGATCTCGATGCCTTCACTCGCATCCCCTCGGCGTTCGGGGCCTCGGCAGCGGACCTCGAATCCGATCTGGTCTATTCGATCCTGACCAGCAATCCGCTGATGGGCGACGGCGTGGCGCTGTTCAACGCAGGCCACGGCAATCTCGGCACCGCCGGGGCCATCTCTGAAACCACCCTGGCCGAGGCCTACCGCCTATTTGGCAACCAGCGCGGGATTGAGGCGCGGCAAATCTCCGTGCAGCCGCGCTATCTGATCACCCCGCCCGGCAGCCGGTCGGTCGAGGCGCGCAAGAACGTCACCGCCACCACGCCCAATGCTGTCGCAGGCGTCAACGCCTTCGCCGGTCGCTTGGAACCTATCGAAGAGCCCCGCCTGATCCCAGCGGCCGGGGCCGATCCTTGGTTTCTAGCGGCCGATCCGAACCGGATCGACACAGTGGAGTACGCCTATCTCGATGGCAGCAACGGCGTTTACACCGAAACCCGGATGGGCTTCGAGGTCGACGGCATGGAAATCAAGGCCCGCCACGATTTCGCCTCCAAGGCCATCGACTGGCGCGGGCTCTACCGCAACGCGGGCGTCTGA
- a CDS encoding CopG family ribbon-helix-helix protein produces MVGIFSPLRICDFCDGRGRAKGNTCEYLFGVALMNAVRPLAVKLDQDIRDRLKRLADAKDRSTHWMLREAVAQFVEREEKREAFRQAGLQAWQEYQATGKHVTHDKADAWLAKLEAGEEAAVPECHD; encoded by the coding sequence ATGGTGGGCATTTTCTCACCTTTGCGGATTTGTGACTTCTGCGATGGTCGCGGCCGTGCTAAAGGTAATACCTGTGAATACCTGTTCGGAGTCGCCCTCATGAATGCCGTCCGCCCCCTTGCCGTAAAGCTCGATCAGGACATTCGTGACCGCCTGAAGCGGCTGGCGGATGCCAAAGATCGATCCACCCACTGGATGCTGCGAGAGGCTGTGGCGCAATTCGTGGAGCGTGAAGAGAAGCGCGAGGCGTTCCGGCAGGCCGGGTTACAGGCTTGGCAGGAGTATCAGGCGACCGGCAAGCATGTGACCCATGACAAAGCCGACGCCTGGCTCGCCAAGCTTGAAGCGGGCGAAGAGGCGGCCGTTCCTGAATGCCACGACTGA
- a CDS encoding acyl-CoA transferase — protein MPTIRETILTMLQARLQSLAATVLRDEVLPERIPPAGLVILRDGQPGEPEVTLSPLRYHFQHRAELEVIVQAANDRAAAFDSLIAAIGTALAADRTLGGLCDWVEAEAPASVDLPVDGAVSLKAAVVTVLLHYTTADPLG, from the coding sequence ATGCCCACCATCCGCGAAACCATCCTCACCATGCTGCAAGCGCGGCTGCAAAGCCTTGCCGCTACTGTCTTGCGCGATGAAGTGCTGCCAGAGCGCATTCCGCCAGCCGGGCTGGTTATCTTGCGCGACGGCCAGCCGGGCGAGCCGGAGGTGACGCTATCGCCGCTGCGCTATCACTTCCAGCATCGGGCGGAGTTAGAGGTAATCGTCCAAGCTGCAAATGATCGAGCGGCGGCTTTTGACAGCCTGATCGCAGCAATTGGCACTGCGCTCGCTGCCGATCGCACCCTCGGCGGCCTCTGCGACTGGGTCGAGGCCGAGGCCCCGGCTTCGGTCGATCTGCCGGTTGACGGCGCCGTTTCGCTAAAGGCGGCGGTCGTGACAGTTCTGCTGCATTACACCACCGCCGACCCGCTGGGCTGA
- a CDS encoding phage tail tape measure C-terminal domain-containing protein, translating to MPEKKVSVRLSAVGGRQVRAELEGIGDAGARGFGRLSSEMEMANTRLVGFARKAGIALAAVTAAAAAAGVAMIRSGLETIGAQADMAASLKTTVESLQVLTWAGELAGVSMGEIEQATKKLTTRLSEAATGSGSAVGALQRLNLTAAELQALPLDQRIVAIQEALNRFVPEAERAAVASDLFGDRAALAFLRIDPATLREAAQDMRDFGVAISDTDAAQIERTGDAIAKLGLIWLGLTNRLTAAVTPALEVVANALADMARSTGPIGIAITALFDNLGRLTTYAATFAALMAGRWVAGLAAAALSVRGLATGLVILRGALIRTGIGALIVGAGELVFQFTKLVSGAGGFGNAMGLLKDVVVEVWERIKMGATAAGAAATAMFFDLKADAASGMQSAIESVVGFGNTAANTFEGAFEAIKAIWGLLPAAIGDLAFQAANSLIEGVESMLNGVVARINGFIEGVNSGLEALGSERRITLLSDLDLGEIENRFAGAATRAGSAAKDAFDRAFEDNPLAVPDLGLNTIAREALTSANTYRSAANDLAAGALAPLASWQALQDAVATAGTEGEAALEGAAGAADQFDESITAAGRAAGGAGAAAADGAEAAKTGWAAAVATLADYAAKARDIGGDIGQTLVGAFHSAENAVAEFVKTGKLNFRSLVTSMIADLAKLAARRFILGPIANALSGALGGAGGLFADILHSGGTVGMEGGRRMVPAMAFAGAPRMHSGGWAGLKPDEVLAILQRGERVLSRREAAGYGQGQSSAPTVNVTIMSRDAESFRQSRTQVAADIARAVSAGRRGM from the coding sequence ATGCCTGAGAAGAAAGTCAGCGTCCGCCTTTCTGCGGTCGGCGGACGGCAGGTGCGCGCCGAGTTGGAAGGCATCGGCGATGCCGGGGCCCGTGGCTTCGGCCGTCTTTCCTCGGAAATGGAAATGGCAAACACCCGGCTTGTCGGCTTTGCCCGCAAGGCCGGGATCGCGCTGGCGGCAGTGACTGCAGCGGCAGCCGCCGCTGGTGTTGCGATGATCCGCTCCGGGTTGGAGACCATCGGCGCGCAAGCGGATATGGCCGCCTCGCTCAAAACCACCGTCGAAAGCCTGCAGGTGCTGACATGGGCTGGCGAGCTGGCCGGTGTCTCGATGGGCGAGATTGAACAGGCCACCAAGAAGCTGACCACCCGGCTTTCCGAGGCCGCGACCGGATCGGGATCGGCCGTCGGTGCCTTGCAGCGGCTAAATCTGACGGCAGCAGAGTTACAAGCCCTGCCGCTCGATCAGCGCATCGTCGCCATTCAGGAGGCGCTGAACCGGTTCGTGCCCGAGGCCGAACGTGCGGCCGTTGCCTCTGATCTCTTCGGCGACCGGGCGGCACTGGCCTTCCTGCGCATCGACCCGGCGACCCTGCGCGAGGCAGCGCAGGATATGCGGGATTTCGGGGTGGCGATAAGCGACACGGATGCGGCGCAGATCGAACGTACCGGCGATGCGATCGCAAAGCTGGGCCTGATATGGCTCGGCCTGACCAATCGCCTCACCGCGGCGGTCACCCCGGCGCTGGAGGTGGTGGCGAACGCTCTGGCGGATATGGCGCGCAGCACCGGGCCGATCGGCATCGCGATCACCGCGCTTTTCGACAACCTCGGGCGGCTCACCACTTACGCCGCCACCTTTGCCGCCTTGATGGCCGGGCGCTGGGTGGCGGGGCTGGCGGCGGCCGCCCTTTCCGTCCGCGGCCTCGCGACCGGTCTTGTCATCCTGCGCGGGGCGCTGATCCGCACCGGCATCGGCGCGCTGATCGTCGGCGCGGGTGAGTTGGTGTTCCAATTCACCAAGTTGGTCTCCGGCGCGGGTGGCTTTGGCAACGCCATGGGGCTGCTGAAGGATGTCGTTGTCGAGGTCTGGGAACGGATCAAGATGGGGGCGACGGCAGCGGGCGCGGCCGCCACCGCAATGTTCTTCGACCTCAAGGCCGATGCGGCCAGCGGCATGCAGAGCGCTATCGAAAGCGTGGTGGGCTTTGGCAACACCGCCGCCAATACCTTCGAGGGCGCCTTCGAGGCGATCAAGGCGATCTGGGGTCTGCTGCCCGCTGCCATTGGCGATCTCGCGTTTCAAGCGGCCAACAGCCTGATCGAAGGCGTGGAGAGCATGTTGAACGGCGTGGTCGCCCGGATCAACGGCTTCATCGAAGGGGTCAATTCCGGGCTGGAAGCGCTGGGCTCGGAGCGCCGCATCACGCTGCTGAGCGATCTGGACCTCGGCGAGATAGAGAACCGCTTCGCCGGGGCGGCAACCCGTGCCGGATCGGCGGCGAAAGACGCCTTTGACCGGGCCTTTGAGGACAATCCTCTGGCGGTGCCAGACTTAGGGCTGAACACTATCGCCCGCGAGGCCCTGACCTCGGCCAACACCTACCGCTCCGCGGCGAACGATCTGGCGGCCGGAGCGCTGGCCCCGCTGGCCAGTTGGCAAGCGTTGCAAGACGCGGTCGCCACCGCCGGAACCGAAGGGGAAGCGGCCCTTGAAGGTGCTGCCGGTGCCGCTGACCAGTTCGACGAGTCCATCACAGCGGCCGGGCGCGCCGCCGGTGGCGCTGGTGCTGCCGCCGCCGACGGGGCTGAAGCCGCCAAGACCGGCTGGGCGGCCGCGGTTGCGACGCTCGCTGACTATGCCGCCAAGGCGCGCGACATCGGTGGCGATATTGGACAGACACTGGTGGGCGCATTCCATAGCGCCGAGAATGCTGTCGCCGAGTTTGTCAAAACCGGCAAGCTGAACTTTCGGAGCCTCGTCACCTCGATGATCGCCGATCTGGCGAAACTTGCCGCCCGGCGCTTCATTCTGGGGCCGATCGCCAATGCCTTGTCGGGGGCGCTAGGCGGCGCGGGCGGGTTGTTCGCGGACATCCTGCATTCCGGCGGCACGGTTGGCATGGAAGGTGGCCGCCGCATGGTGCCTGCCATGGCCTTCGCCGGGGCGCCCCGCATGCATTCCGGCGGCTGGGCCGGGCTGAAGCCGGACGAGGTGCTTGCGATATTGCAACGCGGCGAGCGGGTTCTGTCGCGGCGTGAGGCAGCTGGATACGGCCAGGGGCAATCCAGCGCCCCAACCGTCAACGTGACGATCATGTCGCGCGACGCCGAAAGCTTTCGGCAATCGCGCACGCAAGTTGCAGCCGACATCGCTCGCGCAGTGTCCGCTGGGCGGAGGGGCATGTGA
- a CDS encoding type II toxin-antitoxin system RelE/ParE family toxin, whose protein sequence is MPRLIWSPAALRDVERLYRFLADKNPDAARRAAKSVREGMQILRDQPGIGRPIEDMEPEFREWLIPFGESGYVSLYRFDGETAVILAVRHQREAGY, encoded by the coding sequence ATGCCACGACTGATCTGGTCGCCCGCAGCCCTGCGGGATGTCGAGCGGTTGTATCGCTTCCTTGCCGACAAGAACCCCGATGCAGCCCGCCGCGCAGCCAAATCCGTTCGTGAGGGGATGCAAATTCTGCGTGATCAGCCCGGTATTGGCCGACCGATCGAGGATATGGAGCCAGAGTTCCGCGAGTGGCTGATCCCCTTTGGTGAAAGCGGATATGTGTCGCTTTATCGTTTTGACGGCGAGACGGCGGTTATCCTTGCTGTTCGCCATCAGCGGGAAGCTGGTTACTAA
- a CDS encoding DUF6441 family protein produces MKLLADIQGDIRAMMKEELEAAERAVTAGVSEAASGLQTAWRGQITGAALGQGLANSIRKKLYPTSGASIRAAAVIYSNASKVVDAFDRGALIRAKNGFWLAIPTAAAGKKGVGNKRITPGGWEQRTGKRLRFVFRRGQPSLLVAETRLNSKGRAVVSKSKTGRGLATVPIFILVPQVKLPKRLSLEGPAREAEARLPGLIVANWREV; encoded by the coding sequence GTGAAGCTGCTGGCCGACATTCAGGGCGATATCCGGGCCATGATGAAAGAAGAGTTGGAGGCCGCCGAACGCGCAGTGACGGCCGGGGTTTCCGAGGCGGCAAGCGGCTTGCAAACAGCCTGGCGCGGCCAGATCACCGGCGCAGCGCTGGGCCAAGGCCTCGCCAACTCGATCCGCAAGAAGCTTTACCCGACCAGCGGCGCTTCGATCCGGGCGGCGGCGGTGATCTATTCGAACGCCTCCAAGGTGGTCGATGCCTTTGACCGCGGGGCCCTGATCCGCGCGAAAAACGGTTTCTGGCTGGCAATCCCGACCGCCGCGGCCGGAAAAAAGGGCGTCGGCAACAAGCGGATCACGCCCGGCGGTTGGGAACAGCGCACCGGCAAGCGGCTGCGGTTCGTCTTTCGGCGCGGGCAACCCAGCCTGCTCGTGGCTGAAACCCGGCTGAATTCCAAAGGTCGGGCAGTGGTGTCCAAGTCAAAAACCGGGCGCGGGCTGGCGACCGTGCCGATTTTCATCCTCGTGCCGCAGGTAAAACTGCCCAAACGCCTGAGCTTGGAGGGCCCAGCACGCGAGGCAGAGGCGCGGCTGCCGGGGCTGATCGTGGCGAATTGGAGGGAGGTTTAG
- a CDS encoding DUF2190 family protein, which produces MKNFIGVGNRVTLVAAAVTTSGQPVLIGSLFGIAENAAAIGEPLVLVMNGIYDLTKTASQAWTVGQLIYWDVATSRVTNVVATNKLAGVAVLAVGAGAGETTGRVRLTAASAN; this is translated from the coding sequence ATGAAAAACTTCATCGGCGTGGGCAACCGCGTCACGCTTGTCGCAGCCGCCGTCACCACCTCCGGACAACCAGTGCTGATCGGCTCGCTCTTCGGTATCGCCGAGAACGCCGCCGCGATTGGCGAGCCATTGGTGCTTGTGATGAACGGCATTTACGATCTGACCAAGACCGCTTCGCAGGCCTGGACGGTCGGCCAGCTGATCTATTGGGATGTCGCGACCTCCCGGGTGACAAACGTGGTGGCGACCAACAAGTTGGCGGGCGTCGCCGTTCTGGCGGTCGGTGCCGGTGCAGGCGAGACCACAGGCCGCGTGCGCCTCACCGCGGCCAGCGCCAATTGA